AGAGGGAATTGTTGCCTTGGAGTTCGATAGAAAGATGTCATTATTGCAAAAACAAGAAGACGAGAACCTTGACATGGTGAAAATTGACAAAACTCGATCATGTGTTGAGAAGTTGGAGTCTGATTTAATAAGCTTACGGCAGTGTATCAGTGACACAACTTCATCAATTTTGGAAATGATAGATGAGGAGCTTTTACCCCAGCTGGTTGCATTAACTGCAGGGTACATTTTTTCTGAATCAATGCATGAGACAAGTTCTAACTTAATGATGCGTTAATATCAATCCAACTTAATGATGAGCTTTTGGTTGTTCTGTAGGTTGGTACAAATGTGGAGAACAATGCGTGAGGCACACGAAGCCCAAATACTCATCTCCCAGCAGTTGAGTAGCCTCAGTGATAGTCACAACACGATACTAAATTCTGAATATCATCACCAGGCTACAATTCAATTCCAAACTGAGGCCTCTTATTGGTATAGCAGCTTTTGCAAACTTGTAAAATCTCAACGGGAGTATGTGAGGATCCTCCATGAATGGATTAAGCTTACCGAAAGCCTCAGGGATGGTCAAGAAAGTAGCAATCATTCTTCTGTTCTTACCATTTGTGAACAGTGGGAGCACGGGCTTAACGACTTACCAGAAAAGGTACTTTTGGTCAAAATTCGATGTCAATCTTTTTTCCTTGGGCTTTGTTTATTCTTGAcaggaaaaatagaaaatctGTAGTCATAACTGTTTTCCTACTTCATTTCTGTCTCTCACAACTGAAAAATCttaacttttcaaaactcaaactattgcaACTGCTTAATGCTATCCTGTTCTTGTGTTTTCACCTATTGTATACCAGATCTAAGTGTGAATTAAGTCTTACGGTAAGTAAAAGTGAGAAAGTTGAACACCATTTAAGGATGAAGACCCATACatcattgtcttaaggttttgagTGGTGTCAATCTCTTATATTGTTGGATTGAGGTTTTGTTGGTATTGTTTCTCTTTGGTTAATTCTTCCCTCTCAATAGACCCATCATTTATTTCACAGAGTAGAACAGGAGTAAACAAAGCATAGTCTAGCCAGAGTACTTGTTCTTGGCATCATTCcagtttgtgtttttttctgAATGTCTATGTATACTTCAAACTCTAGCCTCTGATACTGAATTACAGATATCATCTGATTAACTAATCCTTCCAAAAGTTTAAACTTTTGGTGTAAATGCACATGAATGTTTCATATCAAGCAGTTTCTCTGCACAAAATTCTGGTTTCAAAACACTAATTGCATCCTTGTATTAAGACTGTTCAAAAGTTGGCTTGAAAGATCAAATGACTTGTTTGAATAAgcattttcttttctccatATTATCAAACATGTTCAAGAATTTCATGAAttgattttcttataaatagtaAGACTTACAAATCTGCTGACATTCTGGGTGGTTGCAGGCGACATCTGATGCAATAAAAAGCCTTTTGTCATGCATCCGTTCCATAGCTTCTCAGCAGACAGAGGAACACAACATTCTGAAAAAGTTAGATAAACTTGAAAGGAAATTCCAAAAATGTATGAACAGCTTGGCTGAGATGCAGCAGAGAATAGATGGAGATATAGCTGATACAAGCCCCAGGCATCCAATACATGTCAAGAAAACTGAAACAGAAGAAATTAAGAAGCAAGTGGAGAATGAGAGAGCAAATTATTTGGATGCTGTTCGGTATAGTAGGGCCATGACCCTTGATCAGCTACAAACTACACTTCCCCCACTCTTCCAGTTACTGATGGAATTTTCAAGTGCTTCATCCCATGCTATTCAGCTTATCAATGCCCCCACTGAAGCCGTTTGAGTAGATTGCAGGGATACTGCAcctcataacttttttttttattactgtcTGGTGCTTTGGATAGCATGAacagaatatatatatgtattgtaAATTGTGTTCTTGTCAGTTTGTGAACTGACACAAAATTGTGTTGAGTCATGGTTGATGGTATCAAAATTAAACTCTTTTGTACATCCCTTCCAAGCCAccatattcttaattttttaatgggGGTTGAAGGCTATTTTTTATGTTGTagcaaatgaaaaagaaaagtaaaggaAGAAGAGCATGAAATCAttctattatataattataatattgtgaaagttaatttaagaaaataaattcttGGATAACTGTATTTCAATGTGTACAGTTTTTTCATaacttcaataaattttttagtaATCCATTAATgcgaacattttttttaaaatagatttgcTGTGTACATGTTTTTGTCCCTTTCCATCTTTATAAGCACAATAActatttcgaaaaaaaaattatttactttgatgaaaaattataagTGTTTCTGTAGTGTAATCCTAAcactatgaattttttttaaacaaatattgttttgtaggtatacattttttataatttcaatataaagttTGGGAACtgatttgttttttatcttgaCGATTAAACTATAAGAGTCTAAGTATAACtctataagaaattattttaaaaaatatttttatacccGTTTTACGTACATATGTATTTTTAtagtttcaatataattttttgggttaaatatgttttagtccctatactttgggacgattttggttttagtccattttcaaactaggatacaatttagtccttcaactttagaaaactctggttttagtcttttttaccaattttttttaacattatttgttgtttcaaacacgtttccttataacatttgaattgtttatactgtttgacacatttttgcaatgttaactaagaaacgtgcttgaaacaacaaataaagttaaaaaaaattggtaaaaaagactaaaaccagagttttctaaagttgaaggactaaattgtactatagtttgaaaatgaactaaaaccaaaattgcccaaagtatagggactaaaaacatatttaaccctaattttttaataactgtttttttttatcattttgaaaattattataataattaatttttagttataaatatactttttattaccttaaaaaaaatatacatgagGGAAAAATAGGGCAAGGACTTTCTTAAACATAACTCTGATTTCAAAAGGGCCATGCTATTTAGTTTAAGGTTATCGcttaaaagattacatttttaCGTTTCTTCTCCCAACGCCAATTCTTCTTTCGCTTTAGCTTCGTAACAAGTTGTTACAGTTACTTTCCTCGATTTCTCTCAATTCGTGGTTCTTTTTCTGAGTAATATTGATAGTGGATTTCTTCCTCTCCAGGTTAAGGTTCGATTAAGGTTTTATTAAATTGAAGGGTTGTTCTTGATAATGATAGAATGCATGGTTTGAATGAATTTCTTAATTGTTTTCCATGTAGATAGGGTTCAAATTAGGGGATTTAATACATTGTTGCTGATTACAAGGAAATGTTGTGccttttcattgttttaatcTGTTATATGTTGTGGGTGCCTGTCACTGAAGGAAAAACGCCCTGTTTTGCATTGCTATGTAGCCTAGTTATGTGCTgaacttctttttcattttgtttatgaTCTTCATGGTTGTTATATTATTACCGTGTTGAGATGGCAGAGACCGGTTAATAAAGTCTTatttagtatttctttttacCAGAAATATTGAATAGAATGCGTATAATATGAAGTTGAGGCATTAGCACCTCTGGAGGAGCTGAGCCTggcaaaaaacaaacaaacgaAAATTTGCTAAAAGCAGCATTTTATGAATATTAACTATATCTTAAAATGGCCTGTCatacatttgaattttaaaaattgattcttCTTTATCTCATGTTGTAGGTTAATTTGTTTTAACTGGAGGGAGTGTTTGATTCCTTTTACCTAGGAATAGAGCAACACTGAGCACTGGTGTGCTCTTTGGTGGTGATTTACTGTTCCTCAGTACCCATAGCTTGAAGGTTCCAAAGGCAAGGAAAATCAAGTTTACCATTTATTCTAGGACAAGACGATAGGGTATGTAATTTGGTGCATGAATAAAAAGAAAGCAATTGAAAAAACTACAGCATAATCTCAATGTAGTGCTTTTATCCCAACTGGCTTTAGTGTTATTATAAGTATCTCAATACTGTGCTTCTATCTTATATTTAGTCTGATTTTCCTGCCTTCTCACTGGTACTTTTGTTATGTAATATCCTCCACTAGTCCAATCAAATCAAATGCCTCCAATTAGCATTCACTGTTCTTATCTAATATATAAGCTACTCTGCATGTTCTTTTCTCTTGAGTCACCCAATTGATCTCTTATACTTATTGCTACTGAATACCAGATACTGATTGTTGAAGAAGAGGTACTTCAACACGTTATATTTGGTTGAGAAACTACTGTTAGAGAATATGAAAGTGGAAGAGGTGAATCGATGTCAGATTCAAGAGTGGTATCCAAAGTTCAAATCTGTATCCATCAAGACTGTAATTCATCAACTCCCCGAGTCATTTATTCAGTACCTTCTTGATGACTCAGGGCCCTTCCTCTTACCTGCTTCTGTCTTAAATGAAGATGCATTACCCAATAGAATTCATAATCCAATTGAGGAAGAAGATTTTCAGGTTTCAGAGGGATCTGGGGATGAAGCAGAAGATTCTCCACCACCTTCTTTTCCAGAActtgaattgaaaattaaggAATCTATCGAGTCCCTTGGGGGTGCAGTCTTTCCCAAGCTGAATTGGAGTGCTCCAAAAGATTCAGCATGGATAAGTACTGCTGGTAGCCTTCGGTGCACCAGTTTCAGCGAGATTGCACTTTTATTTCGAGCATCTGACTCATTGGTCCATGACTTGTGCCATGCGTATGATTCATGCCAGGATAAATCTTCAACTAGGCCCCGTAATTTCTTTCTTGCACTCCGGAAATGGTATCCATCCCTTCAGCCAGACATGGAATTTCGATGTTTCATACGAGATCAGAAGTTAATTGGAATTTCTCAACGTGAGGTTACTACTTTTTATCCTATTTTGCTTGAAAAGAAGAATGATCTCCTTTCATTGATACTAgcattttttaacaattacgTGAGGGCTAAATTTGAGTCAGAAAACTACACATTTGATGTTTATATCACAAAGGATGAGAGAGTTAAGATTGTGGATTTCAACCCTTGGGGTGCCTTTACATTGTCCTTGTTATTTGCCTGGGATGAATTAGAGCGTATTTACAGTGAAGGAAATGATGTGGAGTTTAGAATTGTGGAAGATCGTTGTGCTGTTAGGCCAGGCCTTAAAACAGCAGTGCCTTTTGATTACTTGGATACGAGTGAGGGCAGTGGTTGGGATCAATTTCTAAGGAGTGCAGATGAAGAGTTTAGACAACAATTTGCAGAAGCTGGTGCATGATAATCAACTGCTGTTTCTCTAAATTATCACTTAAGGTagcaaataaaataagtagCTCTTCAATTTATATATTGAGTTTTTTGACAAAGGGGAAAACTTGTGTTTAAAAGCATTAACGCATGGAGGAGGCGAATTTCTGGTTTAACATAAATCTTATTCGTTAtgattattaagtttattttgttgGACTTCAAACATAAGATATTTTTCATTGAAGTTTTTCTGTTGGTCATTGTAAGCTGCTACCAATTTCAGGCCTTCGGATAATTATGTGTTGAAACTCAGAGGCACACGAACATCTGTAGTGACAATTGTGTCCTATGGTGCTTAGTTTGTACCTAagtattttggagaaaatttaTCATGTGTTGTGTATTTTTGTATGATGAAATGAGTTTCTTCTATATGTTTGTATTATTCACATGTTTTTTACGGTTGTTCACTGCAAACTATTCCTTTACCTGCTGAGACAAACATGCATAATTCCTTTATTCTGTGCAGGTTAGTTTGGTATATGTATTGAATACTTAATTTTATGGATAACAGaaaataatctataaaaaataatctttaattgaGAAGATATGGACAGTGAATTACTtgttattatgatattttttttgtatccTTATTTAGTTTTGAGTAAATCTTCTGCTTAAAAAAGtaatacaaacaaaatttactatttatgatttttattaacttttccttttctcagCACACACTTTATTGCCTGTATAGGAAccaattttttcaaatgaaattaattatgttaaattttaattaaataatcagtcatataaaatcaattactaaactatttattatccgtaattatttttaaaaaatcttatttctAACCAGAAATATGTATTTGGTgtctctaaattttatttatctgttatataagatcaattaaatttttaattttcataactATTTTACCAAAATTCATGTTACTGCTATAGGAAGAGATACTTcatatctctatctttttaaaaaaataaagttaataaacgATAATTACTAAAAACAGTTGTAAatgaattagtgtaagatttcaTAAGAGTCATTTGTAGGGGATGGTATTGTTTAAGTATGACCATCTATTCTTAATGTTTAAacaatttatcttatattttctttaattgtataataaaatatgaaatatttatccAAAATGGTATATAACAACTTCTTTGAGTTATAGTTTATGATTAAACAGGCGTATGAGCGAAAAGACATACGCAAATATatgcttattattttttattagtataataattaataaaaatgtt
This DNA window, taken from Vigna radiata var. radiata cultivar VC1973A chromosome 5, Vradiata_ver6, whole genome shotgun sequence, encodes the following:
- the LOC106759972 gene encoding cell division cycle protein 123 homolog produces the protein MKVEEVNRCQIQEWYPKFKSVSIKTVIHQLPESFIQYLLDDSGPFLLPASVLNEDALPNRIHNPIEEEDFQVSEGSGDEAEDSPPPSFPELELKIKESIESLGGAVFPKLNWSAPKDSAWISTAGSLRCTSFSEIALLFRASDSLVHDLCHAYDSCQDKSSTRPRNFFLALRKWYPSLQPDMEFRCFIRDQKLIGISQREVTTFYPILLEKKNDLLSLILAFFNNYVRAKFESENYTFDVYITKDERVKIVDFNPWGAFTLSLLFAWDELERIYSEGNDVEFRIVEDRCAVRPGLKTAVPFDYLDTSEGSGWDQFLRSADEEFRQQFAEAGA
- the LOC106762823 gene encoding nitrate regulatory gene2 protein, translating into MGCVFSSIDEDEKVGRCKERKRLMKQLVKIRGDYSDSLLAYLKSLRNTGATLRQFTESDTIEFETASNGIAEPACSSPKADKLLPPPLPPFLTDKSMVHEDEILETDDINVPPLQIDPSLSSLRLYRCPDRNEMMEPVEEDNWEETKTEFEDEDAEAAVIAEKLRRGKQQLMETVDENSSAISLYRKDATATPVTVSRCGKTLEGIGKELDDQFLKASGCIKEIAVLIDISGGDTLLRQNSGRHDRKRGNSAKVFSVLSWSRHSKSPPSTKDCAEFSGHSEPCKPGAHCATLKRLYAAEKKLFKAVKEEGIVALEFDRKMSLLQKQEDENLDMVKIDKTRSCVEKLESDLISLRQCISDTTSSILEMIDEELLPQLVALTAGLVQMWRTMREAHEAQILISQQLSSLSDSHNTILNSEYHHQATIQFQTEASYWYSSFCKLVKSQREYVRILHEWIKLTESLRDGQESSNHSSVLTICEQWEHGLNDLPEKATSDAIKSLLSCIRSIASQQTEEHNILKKLDKLERKFQKCMNSLAEMQQRIDGDIADTSPRHPIHVKKTETEEIKKQVENERANYLDAVRYSRAMTLDQLQTTLPPLFQLLMEFSSASSHAIQLINAPTEAV